A window of Campylobacter ureolyticus contains these coding sequences:
- a CDS encoding metallophosphoesterase family protein produces the protein MRVLLLHRSSFIFDGFILIYFTSDLHFGHKNILKYCPNFRNFQSVDEMDEYLVYLWNKTVTPDDEIYNLGDFSFYNSVEKIKQILTRLNGKHSLILGNHDNLINENKDLFKNRYKNDGNLLLEEILNYKKLSIKINDIKENFILFHYPILEWDKKDHGSVLLYGHLHNNLASIKGRALNVGYDLHGKILSVYDVIEFVKDIKNLENYHLSEIFLENQNLDDRKNLIKTIIKKINK, from the coding sequence GTGAGAGTTTTACTCTTGCACCGCTCTTCTTTTATTTTTGATGGTTTTATTTTGATTTATTTTACTTCTGATTTACATTTTGGGCATAAAAATATATTAAAGTATTGTCCAAATTTTAGGAATTTTCAAAGCGTTGATGAGATGGATGAGTATCTCGTATATTTATGGAATAAAACTGTAACGCCTGATGATGAAATTTATAATTTAGGTGATTTTTCATTTTACAATAGTGTTGAAAAAATAAAGCAAATTTTAACAAGACTCAATGGCAAACACAGTTTAATCCTTGGAAATCACGATAATTTAATAAATGAAAATAAAGACTTATTTAAAAACAGATATAAAAATGATGGAAATTTGCTTTTAGAAGAAATTTTAAATTATAAAAAATTAAGCATTAAAATTAATGATATTAAAGAAAATTTTATTTTATTTCATTATCCAATTTTAGAATGGGATAAAAAAGATCATGGAAGTGTTTTGCTTTATGGGCATTTACATAATAATTTGGCAAGCATAAAGGGTAGGGCATTAAATGTTGGATATGATTTACACGGCAAAATTTTAAGTGTTTATGATGTAATTGAGTTTGTAAAAGATATAAAAAATTTAGAAAATTATCACTTATCAGAAATATTTTTAGAAAATCAAAATTTAGATGATAGAAAAAATTTAATTAAAACAATTATAAAAAAGATAAATAAGTAA
- the groL gene encoding chaperonin GroEL (60 kDa chaperone family; promotes refolding of misfolded polypeptides especially under stressful conditions; forms two stacked rings of heptamers to form a barrel-shaped 14mer; ends can be capped by GroES; misfolded proteins enter the barrel where they are refolded when GroES binds): MAKDIIYSDDARNKLYEGVKKLNDAVKVTMGPRGRNVLIQKSFGAPAITKDGVSVAKEVELSDTLENMGASLVKEVANKTNDEAGDGTTTATVLAHAIFKEGLRNITAGANPIEVKRGMDKEANAIIDELKKISIPVKGKKEITQVATISANSDEKIGNLIADAMEKVGKDGVITVEEAKSIDDELSVVEGMQFDRGYLSPYFVTNAEKMTVELSSPYILLFDKKITNLKDLLPVLEKVQQSGKPLLIIAEDIEGEALATLVVNKLRGVLNISAVKAPGFGDRRKAMLEDIAILTGGNVVSEELGRTLDSVTLEDLGEAESINIDKDNTTIVNGKGDKAAIDARIAQIKAQIIETTSDYDKEKLEERLAKLSGGVAVIKVGAATETEMKEKKDRVDDALNATKAAAEEGIVIGGGAALVCASKKVNLNLCGDEKIGADIVRRALVAPLRQIASNAGFDAGVVSHEIMNSKDDESGFDAVSGKYVNMFEEGIIDPVKVSRVALQNAVSVASMLLTTEATISDIKEDKPAMPDMSGMGGGMGGMGGMM, from the coding sequence ATGGCAAAAGATATAATTTACTCAGATGACGCAAGAAATAAACTTTATGAAGGTGTAAAAAAATTAAATGACGCTGTTAAAGTTACAATGGGACCAAGAGGAAGAAATGTTTTAATTCAAAAATCTTTTGGTGCTCCAGCTATTACAAAAGATGGCGTAAGTGTTGCAAAAGAAGTTGAATTAAGCGATACATTGGAAAATATGGGTGCAAGCTTAGTTAAAGAAGTTGCAAACAAAACAAATGATGAAGCAGGTGATGGTACAACAACAGCTACTGTTTTAGCCCATGCAATCTTTAAAGAAGGTTTAAGAAACATAACAGCTGGTGCTAATCCAATTGAAGTAAAAAGAGGAATGGATAAAGAAGCTAATGCTATTATAGATGAGCTTAAAAAAATCTCAATACCTGTAAAAGGCAAAAAAGAAATTACTCAAGTTGCGACTATTTCAGCAAATTCAGATGAAAAAATCGGAAATTTAATAGCTGATGCGATGGAAAAAGTTGGAAAAGATGGTGTTATAACCGTTGAAGAGGCAAAATCAATAGATGATGAACTAAGCGTAGTTGAGGGAATGCAATTTGATAGAGGATACTTAAGTCCTTATTTTGTTACAAATGCTGAAAAAATGACAGTTGAGTTAAGTAGTCCTTATATTTTATTATTTGATAAGAAAATTACAAATTTAAAAGATTTATTACCAGTTCTTGAAAAAGTTCAACAAAGTGGAAAACCTCTTTTAATTATTGCTGAGGATATTGAAGGTGAAGCTTTAGCTACTTTGGTTGTTAATAAACTAAGAGGTGTGTTAAATATATCAGCTGTTAAAGCTCCTGGATTTGGTGATAGAAGAAAAGCAATGCTTGAAGATATTGCTATTTTAACAGGTGGAAATGTAGTAAGTGAAGAACTTGGAAGAACACTTGATAGTGTAACTTTAGAAGATTTAGGTGAAGCAGAAAGCATAAATATAGATAAAGATAACACAACTATTGTAAATGGAAAAGGTGATAAAGCTGCAATTGATGCAAGAATCGCTCAAATAAAAGCACAAATAATAGAAACAACAAGCGATTATGATAAAGAAAAGCTTGAAGAAAGGCTTGCTAAATTAAGTGGTGGTGTAGCTGTTATAAAAGTAGGTGCTGCAACTGAAACTGAAATGAAAGAGAAAAAAGATAGGGTTGATGATGCACTAAATGCTACAAAAGCTGCTGCTGAAGAAGGTATAGTAATAGGCGGTGGAGCAGCACTTGTTTGTGCAAGTAAAAAAGTAAATTTAAATCTTTGTGGTGATGAAAAAATCGGAGCTGATATAGTAAGAAGAGCTTTAGTAGCTCCACTTAGACAAATAGCTTCAAATGCTGGATTTGATGCTGGTGTGGTATCACATGAGATTATGAATTCAAAAGACGATGAATCAGGCTTTGATGCAGTTAGCGGAAAATATGTAAATATGTTCGAAGAAGGAATTATTGATCCTGTTAAGGTATCAAGAGTTGCACTTCAAAATGCAGTAAGTGTTGCAAGTATGCTTCTAACAACAGAGGCTACAATTAGTGATATAAAAGAAGATAAACCAGCAATGCCAGATATGAGCGGCATGGGTGGTGGAATGGGAGGAATGGGTGGAATGATGTAG
- the groES gene encoding co-chaperone GroES codes for MNFQPLGKRVLVKREEETKTTATGIIIPDNASKEKPSSGEVIAVGCDEECKAIKVGDKVVFSKYSGSEIALNDEKYLVLNLEDVLGIIK; via the coding sequence ATGAATTTTCAACCATTAGGAAAACGTGTTTTAGTTAAACGCGAAGAGGAGACAAAAACAACTGCTACAGGTATTATTATACCAGATAATGCAAGCAAAGAAAAGCCATCAAGTGGCGAAGTAATCGCTGTTGGATGCGATGAAGAGTGTAAAGCTATAAAAGTTGGTGATAAAGTTGTTTTTTCTAAATATTCAGGAAGCGAAATTGCTCTTAATGATGAAAAATATTTAGTTTTAAATTTAGAAGATGTTCTTGGAATAATTAAATAG